A window of Calditerricola satsumensis genomic DNA:
CGACGTCGAGGCGTTCCCCCTTGGCGTGCTCGACGCCCGCCTTGGCGATGTCAACGGGATCGGCCCCCTCGCCCATGGTGAAGACGGGCGCGGCAATTTGCTCGCCGAGGACCTGCAGCTGGCGGATGGCCGCCGGGCGGTACACGTCGGCGGCGACGAGGAGCGGCTTCTTCCCTTGCTTCTGCAGGTAGCGGGCCAGCTTCCCGGTCGTCGTCGTCTTCCCCGCCCCCTGCAAGCCGACCATCAGGATGACGGTCGGCGGCGTGGGGGCCAGCTCCAGCTTCGCCGCCTGGCCGCCCATCAAGGCGGTCAGCTCGTCGTGGACGATCTTGATCACCTGTTGCGCCGGGGTGAGGCTTTTGAGCACCTCCTGCCCCACGGCGCGCTCGCGGACGCGGGCGATGAAGTCCTTCACCACGTCGAGGCTGACGTCGGCCTCGAGGAGGGCGAGGCGCACCTCGCGCATCGCCTCCTTGACGTCGGCCTCCGTCACCTTGCCCTTTCCGCGCAGTTTTTGGAACGTCTCCTGCAGTCGGCTGGTCAGGCTTTCGAACAGCATGCGGCTTCCCCCTAATCGGCCTCCGCCAGTTGGGCGAGCAGCCGCTCCGCTTCGGCGCCCAGGCACCCTTTTGCCTCGAGAAGGGCGCGCAGGCGGGCGATGAGGCTGAGGCGCTCCTCGTGCTTGCGGAGGAGGCCGAGCTTGGCTTCGTACGCTTCCAGCAGGGCTTCCGCCCGCTTGAGCTGCTCGTAGACCGCTTGACGGCTCACGTTGTGCGCTTCGGCGATCTCGCCGAGCGAGCAGTCATGCACATAGTAGTCCTCGAGGTAGCGCTTTTGCTTGTCCGTCAAGAGCGGCTCGTAAAAATCGTACAGCAGGTTGAGGCGGTTCGTCTTCTCGAGCATGGCTCCCTCGCGGCGCTGTCAAGGCGTTTCCCTTTACGGATCTAGCATAGCGAAAGGAAGCGGACCTGTCAAGGGCAAGAGGTTGACAGCGAACGCGCCGGCGCCGTCACCCGGCCGCGCCCGGCTGTTCGGCCTCATCCGTCCGCTCCAGCCACCCGGCAAACAGGCCGGCCACAAACGGCTCGGCGTCGAAGGGCACGAGATCGTCCGGCTTTTCGCCGAGGCCGACGAACTTCACCGGCACGCCGAGCTCGCGACGGATGGCGAGGACGATGCCGCCCTTCGCCGTGCCGTCCAGCTTCGTCAGCACGATGCCCGTCACCTTGGCCGCCTCGCCGAAGGTTTTGGCCTGGGAAAGGGCGTTCTGGCCGGTGGTGGCATCGACGACGAGGAGGGTCTCCTGCGGGGCGCCAGGCACCTCGCGCGCGATGACGCGGACGATCTTCTTCAGCTCCTCCATCAGGTTGGCCTTGTTCTGCAGTCGGCCGGCGGTGTCGCAGAGGAGCACGTCCGCTCCCCGCGCCTTGGCCGCCTGGATGGCGTCGTAGATCACGGCGGCCGGATCGGCGCCCGCCTGGTGGCGGATCACCTCGACGCCCACGCGCCGCCCCCACGCCTCCAGCTGCTCGATGGCCCCGGCGCGGAAGGTGTCGCCGGCGGCGAGGAGCACCTTCTTCCCTTCCTGCTTGAGGCGATGGGCCAGCTTGCCGATGGTGGTCGTCTTCCCCACGCCGTTGACGCCGACAAACAGGATGACGGTCAGGCCGTCCGGGTTGAGGTTCAGGGACGCCCCCTCCTGCCCCTCGGCCATGAGCGCAACCAGCTTTTCGACGAGCAGCGGCTTCAGCTCCGCCGCGTCCCGAATCTTCTGTTCGGCCGCCGCCTCGCGCAGCTCGTCCACAAGGGCCAGGGCGGTTTTCACGCCCACGTCGGCGGCGATCAGAATCTCCTCCAGTTCCTCGAAGAAGTCCTCGTCAATCGCCTTGGCGCGCCGGAAGAGGGTCTCGACGTTTTCGGCCAGGGAAGCGCGCGTTTTGGCCAGGCCGTCGCGAAACTTGGCCGTCACCTCTTCCGCCTTGGCCGCGAGGGCTTCCTTGAGCTTGCGGAACACGCTCATGGGCATCCTCCTTTCGTTTTGGCAAGGACGGGAAACCGGAATCGTTCCGGGCCTTACGCCGAGACGAGCCGCTGGGCATCCTCCAGCCGCACCGACACCAGCTTGGACACGCCGGACTCCTGCATGGTCACGCCGTACAGGGCATCGGCTTCCTCCATTGTGCCCTTGCGGTGCGTGACGACGATGAACTGCGTCCGGTCGGCAAAGCGGCGCAGGTAGCGGGCAAAGCGGCGCACGTTGGCCTCGTCGAGGGCCGCTTCCACCTCGTCGAGGATGCAGAAGGGCACCGCCTTGACGTGAAGAAAGGCAAAAAGGAGCGAAATGGCCGTCAGCGCCTTCTCGCCGCCCGAAAGAAGCGACAGCACCTGCGGTTTCTTGCCCGGCGGCTGGGCGACGATCTCGACGCCGGTGGCGAGGAGGTCGCTCGGGTCGACGAGGACGAGGTCGGCCTTGCCGCCGCCGAACAGATGGCGGAACACATGCTGAAACGCATCCCGCACCGCGGCAAAGGTGTGGGCAAAGCGCTTGGCCATCTCCTCGTCCAGTTCGGCGATCATCCGGTACAAGCCGGCCTTGGCCGCTTCCAGGTCGGCCTTCTGCTCCGTCAAAAACCGGTAACGCTCGGCCAGCCGTTCGTATTCCTCGATCGCTCCCGGGTTGACGGGCCCCAGCGCGTCCATCTCCGCGCGGAGGCGTTCCACCTCGCGCCGCGCCGCCTCCACGTCTTCCGGCGGCGCATAGCGCTCGCGGGCCAGCTCGTAGGACAGGCCGTAGCGCTCGCGCAGCGCGGCGAGGGCGTTCTCCAGCTCCACGTCTTCGCGGCTTGCGCGCACCTCTGCCTGACGCAGGCGCTCCTCTGCCTCGTGGAGCCGCTGGCGCAGGGCACGCAGCGCCGCCTCCTGCTCGGCAAGGGCCGCGCGCCGGCCCTCCCGCTCGTCGGCCAGCGCCGAAAGCCGCTGGGCCACGCGCCCGCGCGTCGCTTTCAGCTCGGCCAGGCGCCGCTCCGTTTCCGCCAGCTGCTCCGCCTCCTGGCGACGCTGCGCCTGCCAGGCAGCCACCTGCTCGGCGAGGGCGGCGCGCTCGGCCGCCACCTGCTTCCGTTCCCGGCGCAGCCGCTCCTCCTCCGCCTGGCGGGCCTCCACCTGCTCGCGCACGCGGGCCAGTTCCACCTTGAGGCCCGTCACGCGCGCGTGGAGCGCCTCGCGGTCCCGGGCCTTGGCCGCGAGGGCCTCTTCCCCGGCGCGGATGTCCGCGGCCAAGGCCTCCTCCTCCGCCGCCAGGGACGCAAGATGCTCGCGGGCACGGGACAACTCGGCCTCAAGGCGCGCAATCTCCTGGGTGTAGAGGCGCTCGTCAGCTTCCAGCAAGGCCAGGCGCTCGCGCAAAGCACCCGCCTCCACCTGCCGCGCGTGCACCGCCTCCTTGCACCGCTGCTCCTCCTTCATCAGCGCCTCGATGCGCGCGCGCAGCCGGTCCACCTCGGCCTCCAGCGCCGCGTGCCGCTCGCGGGCGGCGGCCGCCTCCCGCTCGAGGCGGGCGCATTCCGCCGTCACCGCCTCTCGTTCGCGCGTCACCTGGTCCAGTTCGCGCTGGCGGCCAAGCAGGGACGCCGCGTCGCCGCCCTTTTTGGAAAAGCCGCCGGTCATGCTGCCGCCCGGGTTGACCACGTCCCCGTCCAGGGTCACGACGCGGTGGCGGTACCCCAAAAGGCGCGCCACGCGGTTGGCCGCCTCGAGGTCCTTCACCACCACCACGGTGCCGAGCAGGTTGGACACCACATCGCGGTAACGCGATTCGCAGCGCACCAGATCGGCGGCCACTCCCACCACGTCGGGGCAGGCGGCCAGCTTGTTCCGCTCGGCGGCGGACAGCTCCCGCCCGCGGATGACGTCGAGGGGGAGGAAGGTGGCCCGTCCCGCCTTGCGCTCCTTGAGGAACTGGATGGCCCGGCGGCCGGCCGCCTCGTCGTCCACCACCACGTGCTGCAGGGCCCCGCCGAGGGCCGTCTCCACGGCCAGCTCATAAGCCTTGGGCACCGACACGAGCTCGGCCACCGCCCCGTGAATCCCGCCGATGGCCTCGCGGTTTTGGAGCACCTCGCGCACGCCCTGGACATAGCCTTGATAGCCTTCCTTCAGCTCCCGCAGCACGCTCTGGCGCGCTTCCAGGGTTTCCCGCCGCCCCTGGGCGCGCCGCAGGGCCTCGCGCAGCTCATCGGCGCGCACGGCCGCCTGGCGCTGGCGCGCCGTCGCCTCGCGCAAGAGGCCAAGGCAGCCCGCGAGCTCCTCCTGCGCCCGCGCGAGGGCCTCCCGCGCCGCCTGCTCCTCGGTCTCCTTTTCGCGCAGCGCCGTCGCCAGCTCCTCCCGCGACGCGCGAAGGCGCTCCAGGCGCTGGCGCAATTGGGCGACATGCTGCTCGGCAGTGCGGATCTCGTTGCGGACGGCCGCAGATGCGTTCAGCAGGTCGATGTAGGCCGCCTTTTTTTGTTCCAGCGCCGCGCGCAGGGCCTCCTCCCCCTCGGCCAGGCGCTCTTGTTCCTCCGCCACCTGCCGCTCGAGGCGCTCGGCCGCGGCGGCCAACTCCGCCCGCGCCGCGCGCTGCCGGCGGATTGCCGCCTCCAGGGCCGCTTCACGTTCGACCAATGCCGCAGCCGTCTTCTCGGCCTCGGCCAGCCGCTCGTCGAGGTGGCGAAGGCGTTCGCGCAGCACGTCGCGCTGGCCTTCCGTTTTCTCCCCCTCTTCGCTCAAGGCGAGGAGCTCCTGCTGCAAGGCCTCCCGCTCGGCCTCCAGCCGGGCGAAGGCCGCCTGCGCCTCGGCAACGGCTGCTTCGCGCCTCGCCAGCTCATCCGCCAGCGCGTTGTGGGCGGCCTGGCATTGGGCCAGGACCTCCTTGGCCGCGTTCCACCGCGCGTGGCGCCGGGCGATGTCGTGGACCAACAGGCCGATTTCCCGCTCGCGCAGAGCGTCGGCGAGGGCCTGATGGCGCCGGGCCTTCTCCGCCTGCTCGGCCAGGGGGCCCAGCTGGTTCTCCAGCTCGACCAGGATGTCGGCCAGACGCGTCAGGTTGGCCTCGGTCTCCTCCAACTTGCGCTGCGCCTCGCGCTTGCGGGCCTTCGTTTTCACGATGCCGGCCGCCTCTTCAAACATCGCGCGCCGCTCCTCGGGCTTGGCGGCGATGATCTCCTCAACGCGCCCCTGCCCGATGAGGGCGTACGCCTCCTTGCCCACGCCGGTGTCGTAAAAGAGCTCGGCGATGTCCTTCAGCCGGCACGGCTGGCCGCAGATGGCGTACTCGCTCTCCCCTGTCCGGTAGACGCGGCGCGTGACGGTCACTTCCGCATACTCGAGGGGCAGCGCACCGCTCTGGTTGTCCAGGGTGAGCGACACTTCCGCATAGTGCTTCGGCCGGCGCGCGCTGGAGCCGGCGAAAATCACGTCTTCCATCTTCGATCCGCGCAGCGTCTTGGCGCTCTGTTCGCCCAGCACCCAGCGCACGGCGTCGGTGATGTTCGATTTCCCGCTCCCGTTGGGCCCCACCACCGCCGTGATGCCGGGACCGAACTCCAGCACCGTGCGGTCGGCAAAGGACTTAAAGCCCAAAAGCTCGATCCGCTTCAGGTACAATCGCGGTTCACCCTTTCGTTCTCTTGCACCCCCGCGTTTCCGTACGCGTGAAAAAAGGCGGCGCACCGCACGCCGCCGGTATGCGTGGTTATCGCCGCGCGCCCAGCACCTGGAGGGCCATGGCCGCCGCGTTCTGTTCCGCCTCTTTCTTGGAACGTCCGCGCCCGCGGCCAAGCGATTGCTGGTTGAGCAGCACCTCGGAGACAAACTCCCGGTTGTGCGCTGGACCGCGCTCTTCCACGATGCGATACGTCAGCTCGCCCAGGTTGTCCTGCTGCACGAGCTCCTGCAGCAGGCTTTTGTAATCGGTGGTGTGGGCAAAGTCGCCCCGAAGCACGCGCGGGAAGACGACCTTGTCGAGGAAGGCGAACACGGCGTCGAGCCCCTGATCGAGGTACAAGGCGCCGACAAACGCTTCGAAGACATCCGCCAGAAGGGACGGCCGGTGGCGACCGCCGGTCAGCTCTTCTCCCTTGCCGAGACGGATCAAATGTTTGAACCCCAGCTCCTCGGCAAACGACACGAGGGACGGCTCGCAGACGATGGCCGCGCGCAGCTTGGTCATTTCCCCTTCGGACATGTGGGGAAAGGTCTGGAACAGGAACTGCGAGATGGCCAGTTCCAACACGGCGTCGCCGAGAAACTCGAGGCGCTCGTTGTCCTGGATGTGCTCCCGCTTGTGCTCGTTGACATAGGACGAATGGGTAAACGCCTGCTCGTACAGCGCGAGGTTGCGAAACCGGATGCCCAGCCGCGCCTGAAGCGTCTCCCAATCCATGGGTGGTTTCCCTCCTGGCACGCGCCCCCTTACCCCTCGTACCGCTTCAAGGCGATCGTGGCGTTGTGCCCGCCGAAGCCAAAGGAATTGGACAACGCCACCTGCACCCGTGCGCGCCGCGCCTCGTTGGGCACGTAATCCAGATCGCACTCGGGATCGGGCGTCTCGTAGTTGATCGTCGGCGGGAGGATCTGGTCACGCAGGGCCAGCGCCGTGGCGATCGCTTCCACCGCCCCCGCCGCCCCGAGCATGTGGCCGGTCATCGACTTCGTCGAGCTGACGGCCAGCTTGTAGGCGTGTTCGCCGAAGGCCGCCTTGATGGCCTGCGTCTCAATCTTGTCGTTCAGCTCCGTCGACGTGCCGTGGGCGTTGATGTAGTCCACCTCCTCCGGCCGGATGCCGGCGTCGCGGATCGCCGCCAGCATCGACCGCTTGGCCCCGTCGCCGTCGGGATCGGGCTGGGTGAGGTGGAAGGCGTCGGCGCTCATGCCGTAGCCGATCACCTCGGCGAGGATCGGCGCGCCGCGGCGCTTGGCGTGCTCGAGCTCCTCGAGGATGAGCACGCCCGCACCTTCACCCATGACGAACCCGTCGCGGTCCTTGTCGAAAGGCCGGCTGGCCTTCTCCGGTTCGTCGTTGCGCGTCGACATCGCCTTGGCCGCGCAGAAGCCGGCAAAGGCGAGCGGCCGGATCGTCGCCTCCGTCCCGCCGGCGACCATCACGTCGGCTTCGCCGCGCTGGATGATCTTAAACGCGTCACCGATGGCGTGGGTGCCGGTGGCGCAGGCGGAAATGGGCGCGCTGTTCGGCCCCTTGAGGCCAAAGTGGATCGACACCTGACCCGAAGCCATGTTCGCGATCATCATCGGGATGAGGAAGGGGCTCACCCGTCGCGGCCCCTTCTCCAAGAGGACGCGGTGCTGCTCCTCCCACGTGGCCAGCCCGCCGATCCCCGAGCCGATGTAGACGCCGATGCGTTCCGGATCCAGCTCCTCGACCTTCAGCCGGGCATCTTCGAGGGCCATTTTCGTCGCCGCGATGGCAAACTGCACAAAGCGGTCGGTTCGCTTGACATCCTTTTTGTCCATGTATGCCGACGGGTCGAAATCCTTCACCTCGCCGGCAATCCGCGTGGGGAACTCGCTGGCATCAAAGAGCGTTACGGGACCGATGCCGGACTTGCCGGCCAGAAGCGACGCCCAAAAGGTCCGGGCATCGTTTCCCACCGGCGAGACAACCCCCACGCCGGTAATCACCACTCGACGCTTTTCCATCGGGTTCACCTCTATGAAAGAGACGGACCTCGCCGTCCGCACGTCTTCATCCGTCGGCCTGTGCGCGCGAAGCGGGCCCAGATGCGGAGAAAGTCCCGCGGGGCACACGGGACTTTGTTGCGCTTACGACTGCAGGCGCGAATTTATGTATTCCACAGCTTGCCCAACGGTCGTAATCTTCTCCGCATCCTCGTCGGAGATCTCCATGTCGAACTCGTCTTCCAGTTCCATCACGAGCTCGACGATGTCCAGCGAGTCGGCGCCCAGGTCTTCCTTGAAGGACGCGTCCATCGTCACTTCCGACTCGTCGACGCCGAGGCGATCGACGATGATGCGCTTCACGCGCTCAAAGGTATCGGACATGGTTTCCTTCACCTCCCTTGCCGTATTATACGAAAAACCCTTGGGGAAGAAAAGCTACATCGCCATGCCGCCGTCGACGCACAGCACCTGTCCCGTGATGTAGGCGGCGTCGTCGGAGGCGAGAAAACGCACCGCCTTGGCCACGTCTTCCGGGCGTCCGAAGGCGCCAAGCGGGATCTGCGCAAGGAGCGCCTCGCGGACGTCGTCCCCCAGTTTGGCCGTCATGTCGGTGACGATAAACCCCGGGGCCACGGCATTGACGGTAATGCCGCGCGAAGCCAGCTCGCGGGCCAGCGTCTTGGTCAGGCCGATGAGGCCGGCCTTGGCCGCCACGTAGTTGGCCTGCCCCGCATTGCCGCGCAGGGCCACGACCGAGGAAATGTTGACGATGCGCCCGTAGCGCTGTTTCATCATGGGACGGGCCACCGCCTTGGCGCAGAGGAAGGCGCCCTTCAAGTTGACGGCGAGCACCTCGTCCCATTCCTCGTCCTTCATGCGCATGACGAGGTTGTCGCGCGTGATCCCGGCGTTGTTGACGAGGATGTCGACACGGCCGAAGTGGTCGAGGACCTGCTTCACCATCGCCTCCACGTCGTCGGCGCTTGCCACGTTCGCCCTCACAAGGAGCGCCTCGCGCCCCTTTGCGCGGATGCGCTCCGCCACCTCCAGCGCCGCCCCCTCGCTGCCCGCGTAGTTGATCACCACGTGGGCGCCGGCTTCGGCCAGTTCCAGGGCCACGGCGCGGCCGATGCCGCGCGAGGCGCCGGTTACCAGTGCCACTCGGTCCTTCACCGCTTCACTCCCTTTCCCGATGGGTGTGGGACGGGCGGTTCGGCTCGCCCGTTTCCTATTGTTATGCCAGCTCGGCCAGCGCCTTGTCCAGGGAAGCCGGATCGTGCACATTGAAGCACCGCGCCCGGCGGTCGATCTTTTTGATCAGCCCGGTGAGCACCGTGCCCGGCCCGATCTCGACGAAGGTGTCAACGCCCGCCTCCAGCATGGTGCGCACGCTGTCCTCCCACAGCACCGGCGCGGCCACCTGCTCCACGAGCAGGCGGCGAATCTCCGCGGCCTGCGTCACAGGACGGGCCGTGACGTTGGCCACGACGGGCACCCGCGCATCGGCCAGCGGCACATCGACGAGCACCTTAGCCAGGCGCTCGGCGGCCGGCTTCATCAGCGAGGAGTGGAACGGGCCGCTCACGGCGAGCTCCAGCACGCGGCGCGCGCCGGCTTCCCGCGCCCGCTCGGCGGCCTTCTTCACCCCCTCGCGCGTGCCGGAGATGACGATCTGCCCGGGGCAGTTCAGGTTGGCCAGCTCGACGACATCCCCTTCGGCGGACACCGCTTCCACGATGGCCTGCAGGGCCTCCCGTTCCATGCCGAGGACGGCGGCCATGCCGCCCCGGCCGGCGGGAACGGCCTCCTCCATGAACGCCCCGCGCTGGCGCACGATGCGCACGGCGTCGACAAAGGAGAGGGCCTCCGCGGCCACCAGGGCCGAATACTCGCCGAGGCTGTGCCCGGCCACAAAATCGGGCCGAGGGGCGGCCTTTTTCCACACCGCCAGGAGGGCCGCGCTCGTCGTCAGGATGGCCGGCTGCGTGTTGACGGTGAGGCGCAGCTCCTCCTCCGGTCCCTCGAAGCAGAGGCGCGACAGGGCAAACCCCAGCGCCTCGTCGGCCGCGTCAAACACCGCCCGCGCGTCGGCGTCCGCCTCGGCGATGGCCTTGCCCATGCCCACCACCTGCGAACCCTGTCCCGGAAACACCCACGCCACTTTGCCCATGCCTCATCCCTCCTTCTTCGCGTCCCACCAGCGCAGCACCGCAGCGCCCCACGTGAGGCCGCCCCCAAACCCGACAAGGACGAGAAGGTCCCCCGCATGGATGCGCCCGGCGCGCACCGCCTCGTCGAGGGCGACGGGGACCGACGCCGACGACATGTTGCCGTAGCGGTCGAGGTTGATCACCACTTTGTCTTCCGCAAGCCCAAGGCGGCGCATGGCTGCGTCGATGATTCGGTAGTTGGCCTGGTGGGGAACGAGAAAGTCCACGTCTTCCTTGGTCAGCCCCGCTTTCTTCAGCGCCTCCTCGGCCGCGGCGCCGAGAATGCGCACGGCAAACTTGAACACCTCGCTGCCGTTCATGGCGATGTAATGCTGCCGCCCGCGCACCGTCTTTTCCGACGCGGGAAGGCGCGAGCCGCCGGCCGGCAGCTTCAGCAGGTCGCCGCCGCTCCCGTCGGCGCCCAGCTCAAAGGACAGAAAGCCGTAGCCCTCCGGCACCGGGCCGAGCACCACCGCGCCGGCCCCGTCGCCAAAGAGGACGCAGGTGGCGCGATCGGTCCAGTCGGTGATCTTCGACAGGCAGTCGACGCCAATGACGAGGGCGTACCGGTACATGCCCGTCTGGATGAACTGGGCCGCTGCCGCCACGCCGTACAGAAAGCCCGAGCAGGCCGCCGAGAGGTCAAAGGCCGCCGCGCGCGTGGCCCCCAGCTTTTCCTGCACGATGCACGCCGTCGACGGGAACATCATGTCCGGCGTCACCGTGGCGACGACAATCAGGTCGAGGGCCTCCGGCGTCACGCCGGCCGCGTCGAGGGCCTTGCGCGCCGCCTCCAGGGCCAGATCGGAGGACGCCTCTTCCGGCCGGGCGATGCGCCGCTCGCGAATGCCGGTACGCGTCACGATCCACTCGTCGCTCGTCTCCACCATCTTCTCCAGGTCGGCGTTGGTCAGCACCTTTTCCGGCAGGTGCGACCCCGTTCCCAAGATGCCCACCCCGTATCGCTCCATCGGCCTTCCCTTCCTATCCGAATTGTCGTGAGATGGCGCCGAGCACGTCGCGCTCCACAAAGGCGATGGCTTGCCGCACGGCGTTGTGGATGGCGCGCGCGTCCGACGACCCGTGGGCCTTGATGCAAGGCCCGTTGATCCCCAGAAGCGGGGCGCCGCCATGCTCCTTGTAGTCCATGCGCGCCTTCAGGCGGCGAAAGGCCGGGCGAAGGAGGGCCGCGGCCAGTTTGTGCGTCCACCGGCCAGTCAGCTCTTCCCGCAGCACGCGAAAGATGGCCTCTGCCGTCCCTTCCGCCGCCTTGAGCAAGACGTTGCCGGTAAAGCCGTCGCACACGATGACGTCGGCCACGCCGGCGAGCACGTCGCGCGCCTCGACATTGCCGATGAAATTCAGGTTGGCTTGTTCCAGCAAGGCATAGGCCGCTTTCATCAGCTCGTTGCCCTTCGTCGCTTCGGTGCCGATGTTGAGCAGGCCGACGCGGGGGTTTTTCACCCCCTCCACGCTCGCCACGTAGACGCTCCCCATTACCGCGTACTGCAACAGGTGCTGCGGCCGGGCATCGACGTTGGCGCCGACGTCCAGCACGAGGGCGCCCCACGACCCCGTTGTCGGAAAGACCGGGGCGAGGGCCGGGCGTTCAATGCCGGGCATGCGGCCGACATACAGGAGCGCCGCGGCCATGTACGCGCCGGTGTTGCCGGCGGAGATGCAGGCGTCGGCCTCCCCGTCGTTCACCATCTGCACGGTCATGACGAGGGAGGAGCGCTTCTTCTGGCGGATGGCGCGCACGGGTTCCTCGTCGGGGCCGATCGCCTCGGGCGCATGGCGGATGCGCACATTGCGCGGCCATGTCGCGCGCAAGGCGCGCACGATGGCCTCGTCGCCGACCAGGACAAACTCCACATCGGCGCGTTCCGCTGCGGCGCGCAGCACCCCGTCGACGATGGCCTGCGGCGCGTGGTCCCCGCCCATGGCGTCAATGGCGATCCGCATCGGCGATCCCTCCTGCCTCTCGCTGTGCATCGCGCGCCGCGCGGTAGACGGTAAACGTGCCGCTGAACACCAGCTCGCCGCCAACCCGCGTTTCCACCCGCACGCGGTTGCGCTCCGGATCGGACGCGACGACGGTGGCCTTCGCCACGAGCCGCTCCCCGCGGTAAACGGGACGCACAAAGCGAATGCGCGCCGAAGCCGTGAGCGCCACCTCCGCGTCGGTGACC
This region includes:
- a CDS encoding putative DNA-binding protein — translated: MLEKTNRLNLLYDFYEPLLTDKQKRYLEDYYVHDCSLGEIAEAHNVSRQAVYEQLKRAEALLEAYEAKLGLLRKHEERLSLIARLRALLEAKGCLGAEAERLLAQLAEAD
- the ftsY gene encoding signal recognition particle-docking protein FtsY; this translates as MSVFRKLKEALAAKAEEVTAKFRDGLAKTRASLAENVETLFRRAKAIDEDFFEELEEILIAADVGVKTALALVDELREAAAEQKIRDAAELKPLLVEKLVALMAEGQEGASLNLNPDGLTVILFVGVNGVGKTTTIGKLAHRLKQEGKKVLLAAGDTFRAGAIEQLEAWGRRVGVEVIRHQAGADPAAVIYDAIQAAKARGADVLLCDTAGRLQNKANLMEELKKIVRVIAREVPGAPQETLLVVDATTGQNALSQAKTFGEAAKVTGIVLTKLDGTAKGGIVLAIRRELGVPVKFVGLGEKPDDLVPFDAEPFVAGLFAGWLERTDEAEQPGAAG
- the smc gene encoding chromosome segregation protein SMC, with the protein product MYLKRIELLGFKSFADRTVLEFGPGITAVVGPNGSGKSNITDAVRWVLGEQSAKTLRGSKMEDVIFAGSSARRPKHYAEVSLTLDNQSGALPLEYAEVTVTRRVYRTGESEYAICGQPCRLKDIAELFYDTGVGKEAYALIGQGRVEEIIAAKPEERRAMFEEAAGIVKTKARKREAQRKLEETEANLTRLADILVELENQLGPLAEQAEKARRHQALADALREREIGLLVHDIARRHARWNAAKEVLAQCQAAHNALADELARREAAVAEAQAAFARLEAEREALQQELLALSEEGEKTEGQRDVLRERLRHLDERLAEAEKTAAALVEREAALEAAIRRQRAARAELAAAAERLERQVAEEQERLAEGEEALRAALEQKKAAYIDLLNASAAVRNEIRTAEQHVAQLRQRLERLRASREELATALREKETEEQAAREALARAQEELAGCLGLLREATARQRQAAVRADELREALRRAQGRRETLEARQSVLRELKEGYQGYVQGVREVLQNREAIGGIHGAVAELVSVPKAYELAVETALGGALQHVVVDDEAAGRRAIQFLKERKAGRATFLPLDVIRGRELSAAERNKLAACPDVVGVAADLVRCESRYRDVVSNLLGTVVVVKDLEAANRVARLLGYRHRVVTLDGDVVNPGGSMTGGFSKKGGDAASLLGRQRELDQVTREREAVTAECARLEREAAAARERHAALEAEVDRLRARIEALMKEEQRCKEAVHARQVEAGALRERLALLEADERLYTQEIARLEAELSRAREHLASLAAEEEALAADIRAGEEALAAKARDREALHARVTGLKVELARVREQVEARQAEEERLRRERKQVAAERAALAEQVAAWQAQRRQEAEQLAETERRLAELKATRGRVAQRLSALADEREGRRAALAEQEAALRALRQRLHEAEERLRQAEVRASREDVELENALAALRERYGLSYELARERYAPPEDVEAARREVERLRAEMDALGPVNPGAIEEYERLAERYRFLTEQKADLEAAKAGLYRMIAELDEEMAKRFAHTFAAVRDAFQHVFRHLFGGGKADLVLVDPSDLLATGVEIVAQPPGKKPQVLSLLSGGEKALTAISLLFAFLHVKAVPFCILDEVEAALDEANVRRFARYLRRFADRTQFIVVTHRKGTMEEADALYGVTMQESGVSKLVSVRLEDAQRLVSA
- the rnc gene encoding ribonuclease III — protein: MDWETLQARLGIRFRNLALYEQAFTHSSYVNEHKREHIQDNERLEFLGDAVLELAISQFLFQTFPHMSEGEMTKLRAAIVCEPSLVSFAEELGFKHLIRLGKGEELTGGRHRPSLLADVFEAFVGALYLDQGLDAVFAFLDKVVFPRVLRGDFAHTTDYKSLLQELVQQDNLGELTYRIVEERGPAHNREFVSEVLLNQQSLGRGRGRSKKEAEQNAAAMALQVLGARR
- the fabF gene encoding beta-ketoacyl-ACP synthase II codes for the protein MEKRRVVITGVGVVSPVGNDARTFWASLLAGKSGIGPVTLFDASEFPTRIAGEVKDFDPSAYMDKKDVKRTDRFVQFAIAATKMALEDARLKVEELDPERIGVYIGSGIGGLATWEEQHRVLLEKGPRRVSPFLIPMMIANMASGQVSIHFGLKGPNSAPISACATGTHAIGDAFKIIQRGEADVMVAGGTEATIRPLAFAGFCAAKAMSTRNDEPEKASRPFDKDRDGFVMGEGAGVLILEELEHAKRRGAPILAEVIGYGMSADAFHLTQPDPDGDGAKRSMLAAIRDAGIRPEEVDYINAHGTSTELNDKIETQAIKAAFGEHAYKLAVSSTKSMTGHMLGAAGAVEAIATALALRDQILPPTINYETPDPECDLDYVPNEARRARVQVALSNSFGFGGHNATIALKRYEG
- the acpP gene encoding acyl carrier protein, whose protein sequence is MSDTFERVKRIIVDRLGVDESEVTMDASFKEDLGADSLDIVELVMELEDEFDMEISDEDAEKITTVGQAVEYINSRLQS
- the fabG gene encoding 3-oxoacyl-[acyl-carrier-protein] reductase; the protein is MKDRVALVTGASRGIGRAVALELAEAGAHVVINYAGSEGAALEVAERIRAKGREALLVRANVASADDVEAMVKQVLDHFGRVDILVNNAGITRDNLVMRMKDEEWDEVLAVNLKGAFLCAKAVARPMMKQRYGRIVNISSVVALRGNAGQANYVAAKAGLIGLTKTLARELASRGITVNAVAPGFIVTDMTAKLGDDVREALLAQIPLGAFGRPEDVAKAVRFLASDDAAYITGQVLCVDGGMAM
- the fabD gene encoding ACP S-malonyltransferase, producing the protein MGKVAWVFPGQGSQVVGMGKAIAEADADARAVFDAADEALGFALSRLCFEGPEEELRLTVNTQPAILTTSAALLAVWKKAAPRPDFVAGHSLGEYSALVAAEALSFVDAVRIVRQRGAFMEEAVPAGRGGMAAVLGMEREALQAIVEAVSAEGDVVELANLNCPGQIVISGTREGVKKAAERAREAGARRVLELAVSGPFHSSLMKPAAERLAKVLVDVPLADARVPVVANVTARPVTQAAEIRRLLVEQVAAPVLWEDSVRTMLEAGVDTFVEIGPGTVLTGLIKKIDRRARCFNVHDPASLDKALAELA
- a CDS encoding beta-ketoacyl-ACP synthase III, which produces MERYGVGILGTGSHLPEKVLTNADLEKMVETSDEWIVTRTGIRERRIARPEEASSDLALEAARKALDAAGVTPEALDLIVVATVTPDMMFPSTACIVQEKLGATRAAAFDLSAACSGFLYGVAAAAQFIQTGMYRYALVIGVDCLSKITDWTDRATCVLFGDGAGAVVLGPVPEGYGFLSFELGADGSGGDLLKLPAGGSRLPASEKTVRGRQHYIAMNGSEVFKFAVRILGAAAEEALKKAGLTKEDVDFLVPHQANYRIIDAAMRRLGLAEDKVVINLDRYGNMSSASVPVALDEAVRAGRIHAGDLLVLVGFGGGLTWGAAVLRWWDAKKEG